The Streptomyces sp. 135 sequence TCTCGGCCTGCTCCTTGGTCTCGGCGTCGAACTCTTCCTCGGTCTTGCCCTGGATCTCCAGGTACTTCGCGAGGTCGAGGCCCATCTGGCCGAGCTGGTGGTTCACCAGGTTGTGCTTGCGGGTCTGGATCTCGTCCGCGAGGAGCTTCTCGGGGACGGGGACCTCGACCAGCTCGAGCAGCTTCTCCAGGACACGCTCCTGGGCCTGCGTCGCCTGGTCGTACTGCTTCATGTTCTCGAGGCGCTTGCGGCTGTCGGCCTTGAGCTCGTCGAGGGTGTCGAACTCGGAGGCGAGCTGCGCGAAGTCGTCGTCCAGCTCCGGCAGTTCACGCTTGGCGACCTGGGTGACCTTGACGGTGACCTCGGACTCCTTGCCGGCGGCCGAGCCGCCCTTGAGCTCGGAGGTGAAGGTGGCCTCAGCCCCGGCCTCCAGGCCCTTCACGGCGTCGTCGATGCCCTCGAGGAGCTCGCCGGAGCCGATCGTGTAGGAGACGTCCTTCGCGACGCCGTCCTCCAGGACCTCGCCGTCGACCTTCGCCTGAAGGTCGATCGTCACGACGTCGCCGTCCTCGGCGGCACGCTCGACCGGGGACGTGGAGGCGAAGCGCTCGCGCAGCTCCTCGACGGCCTTGTCGACGTCCTCGTCGCTGACCTCGACCGCGTCGACCTCGACCTCGATGCCGGAGTAGTCCGGGATCTCGATGGTCGGGCGGACGTCGACCTCGGCGGTGAAGTTGAGGGTCTCGTTGTCCTTCAGCTCGGTGATGTCCACCTCGGGCTGACCCAGGACGTTGAGCTCGGCCTCGTTGACCGCCTCGGTGTAGAACTTCGGAAGCGCGTCGTTGACGGCCTCCTCCAGCACGGCCCCGCGGCCGAACCGCTGGTCGATGACGCGGGCCGGGATCTTGCCCTTGCGGAAGCCCTTCACCGTGACCTGCTGGTTGATCTTCTTGTACGCCGCGTCGAGGCTGTCCTTGAGCTCCTCGAAGGGCACCTCGACAGTGAGCCGAACCCGAGTCGGGTTCAGGGTCTCCACGGCGCTCTTCACGGTTCGGTCTCCTTGGTGGGCTGACTGCTGGTTTCTGCCCGGATCAGAGACACACGGGCACACAGCTTGCATAGTAACGGCAAGCGGGAGCCGACCCACAATGCGATCTTGCGGAGGGGGCGCGAAGCCGCGGAGAGGGGTGGCGAGGAATGAGGTGGTCGGGGTGGCGGGATTTGAACCCACGGCCTTCCGCTCCCAAAGCGGACGCGCTACCAAGCTGCGCCACACCCCGTCGGTGCGACACGTAGGGTACATGCCCGCAGGCCATGCGGCCCCCGCTGAACCGGGACCGCGGCAGGGGGCGTGCGGCGACCCCCGCCGACCCGCTACGATGCCTGTCGTGCCGCGGCCTTCCGGCCCTGGCGCGCATATGCGGGCGTAGCTCAATGGTAGAGCCCTAGTCTTCCAAACTAGCTACGCGGGTTCGATTCCCGTCGCCCGCTCCGCAGTCCTCCGGCCCGGCCCGCTGATTCCAGCGGGCCGGGCCGGCGGCGTTCCCGGGCCGCCGTGCCGACCAGAAGCCGATCGCCGGCTAGAAGCTGATCGAGTTGATGGTCTCCGCCAGTTCGTTCAGGAACCGGTTTATGGAGGGCGCCATGCCGGTCGAGGCGAGGAAGAAACCGAAGAGCACCGCGACGATCGCGGGCCCCGTCTTGAGCGATCCCCCGCGGATCAGCACCACAAGGATGATCGCCAACAGCAGCACCACTGACAGCGAAATGGCCACACTGATCACACCCTAGGTCGGTCGCTCTCCCGGCCCGGGGGGTACGGCCCCGCACACCCCCGCCACCGACCATCGTGCCACCAACCCGCCCGCTGTATGCCGCCGCTGACACATCGTCGGGACATCGTCGGCCAACGCTTCCCGGGCCCGGCATGCGGGGGCGCCCTCCGGGGGCGCGTGAGCGGCGTACCCCGCACGCTAATTCGACGGCCCGCGTACACCGGGAATTCAGCTTGATCGTTTCCATCACCACACACGACGTTCGCAGGAAATTCGAATTGTTGCCGGGGGCACATTGGAGGCGCACCATGCGTTCACGGCGCCCCGACCAACCGGACATTCCACTGGAGTCGCCTGCGGGCGTTATGCACCATTTAAGCCGGATGAATTGTGACGTATGGGACGCCATACAGCTGCATCTATCTGTCTACCCGCGCGATTCGCGGGTACGTGGAGCCGATAAGCGATAATCGACTCAGGGATTGACAGGGGTTGAGTTGACGAAAGTGACGAGGGTTTTACGAAGACAGCGCGGCAACGCTAGGGTGCGTCAGATGTTCCACGCTGCCACCACCCCCGTAGGCGCAGTGCGGTCCCGGATCGTCTCACCGAGCTCTTGGTGGGAGGGCCTGTGACCAACTCGGTGCACCCGCACGGACGCCACCGGGCGCCGCTCCCCCCGGTCCAGGTGCCCGCGGCCGGACCCCCGCCCCCGCGCACCCACCATCCGAGCCCGCAGGCCGCCACCGCTCCCCCCACCCCGTCCGGCCACCGCGCCGCCGGCCGCGCGGCGAAGCCCGCCAAACAGCGCGACGCGTTCTTCGACAACGCCAAGTACCTGGCGATCGTCCTCGTGGCGATGGCCCACGCATGGGAACCCCTGACGGATCACAGCCGTGCCGCCGAGGCGCTGTACATGACCGTCTACACCTTCCACATGCCGGCGTTCATCCTGATCTCCGGCTACTTCTCGCGCAGCTTCGACATGCGGCCCGACCGCCTGAGGCGGCTGGTCACCGGCGTCGCCGTGCCGTACGTCCTCTTCGAGGTCGCGTACACCCTCTTCAAGCGCTGGGCGGACGACGACCCGTCCCAGCCGATCAGCCTGCTCGACCCCTGGTACCTCACCTGGTTCCTGGTGGCGCTCTTCGTGTGGCGGCTCACCGTGCCGCTGTGGAAGATCGTGCGCTGGCCCGTGCCGCTCGCCCTGGCCATCGCCATGCTCGCCGTGATCTCCCCGGACATCGGTGACGACCTCGACCTCCAGCGCGTCCTGCAGTTCATGCCGTTCTTCGTGCTCGGCCTCTTCCTGAAGCCCGAGCACTTCCAGCTGGTGCGCCGCCGCGAGGTGCGGATCCTGTCCGTCCCGGTCTTCGCCGCCGCGGTGCTGCTCGCCTACTGGGCGGCGCCGCGCATGACGTCCGTGTGGTTCTACCGCCGGGACAGCGCCCAGGAGTTGGGCGTGCCGTGGTGGGTCGGCATCGTGATGACGCTGGCGCTCTTCGGCTGCTCCGTGGTGCTCACCGCGTGCTTCTTCGCCTGGGTGCCGCGCCGCAAGATGTGGTTCACGATCCTCGGCGCGGGCACGCTGTACGGCTATCTGCTGCACGGCTTCCTCGCCAAGGGCTCCCGTTTCTGGGGCTGGTTCGAGGACTACGAGTGGCTGCACAAGCCGCTCGGCGAGATCTTCGTGACGGCTGTCGCGGCGACCGTGGTGACGCTGCTGTGCACTCCCCCGGTGCAGCGGATGTTCCGCTTCGCGATGGAGCCCAAGATGGAGTGGGCCTTCAAGCGGGACGCGGCGGAACTGGCACGTGAGCGGACCAGGTCGGCCTGACCCCTCAGAGTCCCAGCAGGGCGCGCATGACGGCATACTTCGCCGTCAGGCGCGCCCTCGTCGTTTCGTCCAGGACCGCGAGGCGGGCCGCGTCGGCGTTGTGGGCGAGGTCCGCCTCCTTGACGAGGCGGGCGCCGGGCGTCGCGAGGATGCGTTCCGCGTACGCCTGCGGGGACTCCCCCGGGATCTTGGTGAGCGCCCGCACGATGGCCTTCGTCCGGGGCGTCAGCGGGGCGTCCCGCAGCCAGTCCTCCGTGAGCGCGTCGTCCTCGACGGAGTCGTGCAGCCAGGCCGCCGCGATCTGTTCGTCGTCGCCGCCCCTCGCCCGTACCCCCTCGGCCACGGCCTGGAGGTGCTCGGCGTAGGGGCGGCCGGCCTTGTCGGTCTGGGCGGCGTGGGCCGCGCGGGCGAGGGCTTCCACTGCGGCGAGGGGCAGCGGCTCGCGGTCCGGTGCGGCTGCGGGCGTCATGCCGTCGACTTTAGTGCCGCCCTCGCCGGGATCGTCGCCGCGGCCAGGCCGAGGACGAGGACCGCGCCCACGAAGGAGCCGTAGACCAGCGGCGGGATGTAAGGGGCCTCGCCGGTCAGGCCGTTCGTCATCGGGACGAGGGTGGCGAGTGCGATCGCCGAGCCGATGGCGATGCCCGCGACGGCGACGATCAGCGCCTCCCAGCGGATCATCCGCATCACCTGGCGGCGCGTGGAGCCGATCAGCCGCAGGGTGTCGAGTTCGCGGCGGCGGTCCAGGACCGTCATCACCAGGGTGTTGACCGCGGCGACGGCCGCGAAGCCGCCGAGGACGGCCGCCATCGTGGTGTTCGCCCAGGCGTTGAGCTCGCGGTCCACGGACCGGGCGGTGGTGTAGCCGTCGCGGTCGTGGAGGGTGCCGAGGCCGGAGAGGGCCTCGGCGGAGCCGCCCTTGGTCCAGATCTCCTGGGCGAGGGCCGAGGTGACGTGGTGCTTCAGCGCGGCGGCGGGCAGGGTGACCTGCGAGAGGCCGAGGCCCCTGCCGTACGTGGCCACGACCTTCGGGGAGGCCTTCGTGCCGTCGGGCAGGAGGATGTCGAGGCGGTCGCCGACCTTGACACGGGCGGAGTCGGCGAGCGCGGAGTCGACGGCGATGTCACCCTTGCCGAGCTTCAGGGCGCCGGTCTCGACCCCGAGGTCCTGGACCTCGGCGAGGTCGGCGGCCGAGCCCGTCACGGCCTGCGCCGACGCCGACGCGAGCAGGCGGTCG is a genomic window containing:
- the tig gene encoding trigger factor — its product is MKSAVETLNPTRVRLTVEVPFEELKDSLDAAYKKINQQVTVKGFRKGKIPARVIDQRFGRGAVLEEAVNDALPKFYTEAVNEAELNVLGQPEVDITELKDNETLNFTAEVDVRPTIEIPDYSGIEVEVDAVEVSDEDVDKAVEELRERFASTSPVERAAEDGDVVTIDLQAKVDGEVLEDGVAKDVSYTIGSGELLEGIDDAVKGLEAGAEATFTSELKGGSAAGKESEVTVKVTQVAKRELPELDDDFAQLASEFDTLDELKADSRKRLENMKQYDQATQAQERVLEKLLELVEVPVPEKLLADEIQTRKHNLVNHQLGQMGLDLAKYLEIQGKTEEEFDAETKEQAEKGIKTQFVLDELVNKEKLNVNQEELTEHLMRRAQSSGMSPDQFAQAVVEGGQVPMLVGEVARGKALAVVVEAATVKDTKGEVVDLGDEDEADESAEASGDADASGEEKTEA
- a CDS encoding acyltransferase family protein; translation: MTNSVHPHGRHRAPLPPVQVPAAGPPPPRTHHPSPQAATAPPTPSGHRAAGRAAKPAKQRDAFFDNAKYLAIVLVAMAHAWEPLTDHSRAAEALYMTVYTFHMPAFILISGYFSRSFDMRPDRLRRLVTGVAVPYVLFEVAYTLFKRWADDDPSQPISLLDPWYLTWFLVALFVWRLTVPLWKIVRWPVPLALAIAMLAVISPDIGDDLDLQRVLQFMPFFVLGLFLKPEHFQLVRRREVRILSVPVFAAAVLLAYWAAPRMTSVWFYRRDSAQELGVPWWVGIVMTLALFGCSVVLTACFFAWVPRRKMWFTILGAGTLYGYLLHGFLAKGSRFWGWFEDYEWLHKPLGEIFVTAVAATVVTLLCTPPVQRMFRFAMEPKMEWAFKRDAAELARERTRSA
- a CDS encoding HD domain-containing protein, which codes for MTPAAAPDREPLPLAAVEALARAAHAAQTDKAGRPYAEHLQAVAEGVRARGGDDEQIAAAWLHDSVEDDALTEDWLRDAPLTPRTKAIVRALTKIPGESPQAYAERILATPGARLVKEADLAHNADAARLAVLDETTRARLTAKYAVMRALLGL